The bacterium genome includes the window GAAGTCTATGAATATATAAAAGAAGATTTTATAATTTCTGATAGCAAATGGTATAATATAGATGACCCAAAGCCATACTGTCAGCATGATTTTATCAGACCCGTTCGTATAAAAGGTAGAGCCGATGGAAATCCACAGTGGGGAAAGTATGAAGAGCAAGATGAGAGCGGACATTGGGTTGATTTTAAAGAAGCTAACTAAATATTGGTTATATACATTGATAGATTAATTTTTACCCCTGTTATCCTAAAAAATCTGAACCCTTAAAACCCTTTACTTCTTCATACTTCACACAGAAAGTTTAACGTTCAAACTATATTTTGTATACTTTTGCCCAGTTTCGAAAGAGGTCTAATATTTAAACATTAAAGGTTTTTTTGTATAAATTGATAGCGTCAAGGATACATTGTTTGGCAGCGTCTGTATCTAAAAAATTCTCTACGACAACAGTTTTATTTTCTAAACGTTTGTACTCTTCAAAAAAATTTTTAACTTGTGATAAGCGATGTGGTGGTAACTCAGAGATAGATTCATAGTGATTGTATTCTGGATCGTCATTATGAACAGCTATGATTTTATCATCGGCTTCACCTTGATCTAACATTTTAAGTAAACCTATGGGTTTTGCCATCATTAAGGTTCTGGGATATACTAGAACTTGGCCTAAAACTAAAATATCTAAAGGGTCATTGTCTTCACAGTAGGTTTGGGGAATAAAGCCATAATTGGCTGGATAATGGACTGAACTGAATAATATACGGTCAACTTTAATTAGTCCGGTTTCTTTATCCAACTCATATTTTACTTTAGAGTCTTTAGGGATTTCAATGATTGCAGGAACACAATCAGGGATAGTGTTTCCTAGAGTTACATCATGCCATGGGTTCATTGTCTGTTCCTTTAATGTTTAAGGGCTTCAAAAATACTTTCTTCCAAAACTTGGTCACTTCGTACGTCTTGCCACTGATTGTTTTGAAAAACTTTTTCCTGTTTATAAAGACGCAATGTGCTGGCGCCGGTTTCACGGTCTGTATGCACTGAAGCGTTAACCCTATATTTTCTTGGACCATGAATGCTTTGTTCACGTACTTGCGATGTAGATAGGATGTATTTTTCTTGATCAATAAAATCAAAAGTAAAATTGAACTTTTTGTCCAAAACTTCTTGTAATTTTTTAAAAACAAAGTCAGGTGATTCTTTATACATACGCTCTAAAGTATTGTCCTGTGGAATATCTACACCATTAGGCTTTTTGCCAGTACAGGCAAGATTAAACATTAAAGCCAATACAAGTAAGCTCAAAAATTGAAATATACTGGTCCAGCAGTTTTGTTTACTGCGTAATTTTAGATAGTTCTTGCTCATAGTTTTCTTTTACCACAGCTTTTTCTGTGATGATAGCATTGATCAGTTTTGCTGGAGTGACATCAAAAGCTGGGTGAGCTACATTGACACCTTCTGGAGCTATTGAATGTGATCCAATGTGTGTGACTTCTTGCTTTGATCGTTGTTCAATGGGGATGGCTGCACCTGTTTTTGTTGCTAGGTCAATGGTAGAGCTGGGTGCTGCAACAAAAAAAGGTATCTTATGGTAGCGGGCCAAAACAGCCAAGCCGTAGGTTCCAATTTTATTGGCTGTATCACCGTTGGCGGCAATTCTGTCTGCCCCAACGATTATGGCATCGACTTGCTGTTGTTGCATAAAGTAGCTGGCCATATTATCGGTTATTAAGGTGCAGGGAATGTTGTCTTGCATGAGCTCCCAGGCGGTTAAACGAGCACCTTGCAAATACGGGCGTGTTTCATCTACCCAAACATTGTTGATAATCTTATCTTGATGAGCACTACGAATTACGCCTAAGGCAGTGCCCCAGGCACCTGTAGCAAGAGCACCAGCATTGCAATGGGTCAGAATATTGATTTTTTTATTTTGGTTAAGTTTGTTTTTATAGCTTTCTTTTAAAAGCAAGCTGCCCAAAGCGCCTATTTTTTTACAAAACTCAATGTCTTCTTGATGAATATTTACAGCCATAGATTCTAAGGCCTCAAACCAAGCTTGGGTTGACGGGTAACTTTGTTGTGAGCAAGATTGCATTTTTTCCAAAGCCCAAAATAAATTAACTGCAGTAGGTCTGGTTTGTGCAAACTTATTAAACCAGGCATGCAGTTGAGACTGAGCTTCATCCAAAGCCAAGGCACGTAAATTTTTTGCAGCCAGGACAATGCCATAAGCGGCAGTAATCCCAATGGCGGGTGCTCCACGCACAAGCATGTTTTTAATTGCCTGGGCAGCGTCCTGTGCTTGTTTAATTTCAAGTTCAATAAAACTTTGCGGAAGTTTTAATTGATTGATTAAATACAAGCTCTGTTGCTGCCAGCGAATGGGTTGAATCATTTTAAAGCATCTTTTAATAGCTGGTTGACCATACCAGGATTGGCTTTACCTTTAGTCTCTTTCATGGTTTGTCCAACAAAAAAACCAAACAACTTGTCTTTGCCACTTTTGTATTGCTCAACTTGTTTAGGATTGTTTTGGATGATTTGTTCAATGATGGGTTGGATGTCTTTGGGGTCACTTAATTGTTTGAGCCCTTTACTTTCAATAATAGCCTGAGGTTTTTCACCGGTCTCTGCCATAGTATCAACTATGTCTTTGGCTATTTTACCGTTGATGGTGCCGTCAGCTACATACTTAAGAAGTTGTGCCAAGTCTTGAGCATTAAACTTTAAGTCATTGATGCTGACCGAAAGCTCTTTGCATAAGCGTAAAACCTCAGCCATGACAAAGTTGCTTAGATTTTTAGCATTTTTCTCTGAAACGCTTAAAGCATTCAAAGCATGTTCAAAAAAAGCAGCCACATCTTTATCGCTGGTTAATACCCCTGCATCATAGCTAGGAAGACCGTAGTCATCGATGTAGCGTTGTTTCTTTGCATCTGGAAGTTCTGCTAAGTTTTCTTTAATTTCTTCAATCCATGTTTGTTCAATGTCCAGTGCTTTTAGATCAGGTTCAGGAAAGTAGCGATAATCATTGCTTTCTTCCTTACTGCGCATGGTAATGCTGATCCCTTTCTCTGGATTCCAAAGGCGAGTTTCTTGATGGATCTCTTCATTGTTATCAAGCGCCAGGCTTTGGCGTTCAATTTCATATTCTATGGCTTTTTGCACATGCTTAAAAGAGTTCATGTTTTTGACTTCCACTTTGGTACCTAAAGTTTGAGAACCAACAGGACGTATAGAAACATTGGCATCACAACGCAAACTTCCTTCTTCCATGTTGCCATCACAAACATCAATGTAACGAAGAATATTGCGCAGTTTTTTAAGGTAGGTGGATGCTTGTTCTGCAGAATTCATGCAGGGCGTGGTTACAATTTCTATGAGTGGAACACCGGCTCTATTTAAGTCAACCAAAGAGCCGCCTTTATTCTCAGAGCTATCGCCATGCAGTAGCTTACCAGCGTCTTCTTCCATATGAATTCTTTCTAAAACAACACCAACGGCTTCTTCATTGACTTCAATGTCTACTTGACCACCCAAGCATAGGGGTTTGTCAAATTGTGAAATTTGATAGCCTTTGGGTAAATCGGGATAAAAATAGTTTTTTCTAGAAAAAACAGAATTGAGTTGGATATTGCAGTTTAAGGCAAGACCAGCTTTAATGGCTTGTTCTATGGCAAACTGATTGATTTTGGGCAAAGCCCCTGGAAGCCCTAAACATACAGGGCAGGTTGCACTGTTGGCTTCTTGGCCATATTCATTTTTACACCGACAAAAAAGTTTGGTTTGCGTGTTGAGTTGTGCGTGAACTTCTAGGCCGATAACGGCTTCATACTTTATGTTCATGTTATTCCTTTTCAATTTTTTTAATTATCCTTGTTGATGGAATCCTATGGCTTTCTCTAATACATGAGCAGTTGTTAATAAGTCATCTTCAGTATAGTAAGATCCAATCAACTGTATGCCAAAAGGTAGGTTGTTGTCTGATCTCCCATTTGGCAATGAAATAGCCGGCAAACCAGCGATAGAAGCCGGCACTGTGTACATGTCTGCCAAGTATTTTTGTAAAGGATCGTTGTTTTGTTGATTGAGCTTAAACGCTGTTGTGGGTGAGGTAGGAGTTGCAATATAGTCTACTTTTTTAAAAGCCTCTATAAAATCTTGTTGAATTAAATTTCTAACCTTTAAGGCTTTAAGGTAGTAAGCGTCATAAAAACCTGAGCTAAGCACAAATGTACCCAATAATATTCTGCGACATACTTCATCACCAAAAAATTCTGAACGAGAAGAAGAAATCAAGTTGGCAATGCTGCTACTATCATCAGATCTTTGAGTGTAGCGTATGCCATCATAGCGAGCCAAATTGGCAGAGGCTTCAGCTGGAGCAATAACGTAATAACAAGATACCCCATAGTGTAAGTGAGCAAGATCTATGTCTTGAACATGCGCACCCAAGCTTTCAAAATGTTTAAGGCTTTGTAAAAAATTATCTTTTACTTCATCTGAAACGCCATGATTAAAAAATGCAGAACTGTAACCAATGACTTTGTCTTTGAGCGAATCTTGCTTCTCAAGTTTATCGCTTGCTTTTTTTACAGTGTGGTTCAGTGACTTAGAGTCTCTTTGATCATAGCCAGCTATGGCCTCATAAGTATAGGCAACATCTTCTACTGTTTTCCCCATTGGACCAACTTGGTCTAAAGAGGAGGCAAAGGCGATAACACCATAGCGACTGATGCGACCATACGTTGGCTTTAAAGCGGTGATTCCGCAAAAAGAAGCCGGCTGTCTTACAGAGCCTCCTGTATCTGTCCCTAAAGCAACGCAGCTTTGATTGGCTGCTACTGCGCATGCTGAGCCACCGCTACTGCCACCGGGGACATGATCAGGGTTAATCGGGTTTTTTACCGGTCCAAAGGCTGAGTTTTTATTGGCTGAACCCATAGCAAACTCATCCATATTGGTTCTGCCTAAAATAATGGCGTGATTGTCTTGCAGTTTTTCAATTACATGTGCGCTGTACTGTGCTTTGTAAGACTTTAAAAACTGACTGGCTGCCGAACATATTTCATCTTTTTGTAGAATGTTATCTTTAATGGCAATAGGAATTCCAGCCATGGGCGGTAAGCTATCGGCATTATCTTTGAGTTGTTGGTCAACAAACTTTGCTTTTTCTAAAGCTTGGCTTTCTTGGGTTTGTAAAAAAGCATTGTAATTTGGATTTTCTTGCTTGATCTTATCAAGGTAAGCTTGGGTGAGTTCAGTTGCACTGAACTCTTTTTTTGCATAGGCCTGTTGTATTTTTTTGATGCTCAAAGTGTTCAGCTCATTGATCATGATGCATCTCCTTGTTTCTTGCTGCTGATTACATCTGGAACCAAGAAATAGTTGTCTTGACTGGACGGTGCATTGGATAAAGCTTCTTTTGGCGTAAAGTAAGGCTCAACGGTATCTTGATTGAGTGGCAGTGGGCCATGATCGGGCAATTTAAAGTCACCGTCAATGTTATCGGTATTGACAGAATTCAGTCTTTCTAGATGCTCTAGCAGCTGATTGCAATCATGCATCAGCTGTTCTGATTTTTCTTCATTAAACTTTAAGTGAGCCAGCTTGCAAAGCTTTTCAAAGTCAGTTGCATTAAGTTTTTTCATGGATTGGCCATACCATAAGCAAGAATAATTGTGTAATATTTGTCTTTTCCATATAATTTACCTAAAGTCGTCATAGGTTGCTTTTGAACATGAGAGCCGATAAAATATGCTAAGATTTATTAAAAATGGGTAAATGTTCAAAAAAAAGAAAAATCCCCCGGAATTAGCAAGTACATAGGAGAATGGAATGAAGAAAAATATAGTATTAATGGCATTGGTTGTTTTTTTGGGGGCGTGTGTTCCCAAAACATCACGCGTTGGCGTTGCAACGGATGAACCTTTTTCGAGTACAGAAACATCCAGTAAAGATTTGTTGACGGTAACAGAAAAAATGGCAGCTTCATTGCTAGAGTTACCGCAGATTAATAATGCAAAAAATCCGGTAAAAATTGCTTTTGTGGATGTTAAGAATGAAACCAATGAAATTATCAATAAAAATTTATTCATTGAAAAAATGCGCACCATGCTCATGAAAAATGCCAAAGGTAAAATGGTTTTTTTGGACAGAGAAATATTGGCTGAAATCAATGCTGAAAGAGCAGATAAAAGAGCAGGAGAATATACATACTCTCAGCAAGCTAAAAAGTTGGGTGCGGACTATTTTTTAACCGGTAAGTTATCTTCCATTGATAAAGTTGGAAGTGGCAAACGCTCAACCTATACTCGCTATGCTTTTAGACTGACCAATACAGAAACAACTGCCATTGTTTGGGAAGATGACTACGAAGTGAAGAAAGTTGGCTCTTACGGCCTTTATGATCGTTAAAAGTTACAGAATTGTTTTGTTGTGCTTGGTTGCTGTTGTCTTAAACAGCTGCTCTGTTGGCTTGCCTGTGAAAGCCGTGAATGATTATTATGCATGTTCGTATGATCAAGCTTATGATACTTTCATGGCTAAAGCGCAAACAGCAAAAAATAAAGATAAAGCCGTGTTTTATTTTGCAGCATTGAGCGCTGCTTTTTCTGCGCAGCGTTACCAAGACGTTGTCAGAATTGGTAGTCAGCTGGTTGATTTTTCATGGTCTAATCAGGTCGGTAAAAAGCAAGGTAAGGCTTCTTTATTGAGTGCACAAGCTTTACGGTACTATAAAGGTGAGCCATTTGAAAAAGCCATGGTCTCGGTTTATACAGGTATCGCTTTATATCAACTGGGACAGTATGATAATGCCAGAGCTTCTTTTGCCAAAGCCAACTTGGCCATTGCCAACAAATATAAAAAAACGGGTGAATCAGACTTTGCATTAAGTTTGTTTTTATTGGCTTGGATGTATGCACAGCAAGGTGAAATGGATAATGCTAGAATTCTTTTGGACAAGGCCAGAGCACGTTTTCCCGACAATCCTTATTTAAAAAACCTAAAGCAGTTGCAAGATAATAACCTATTGGTGATCCAACAAAGAGGTTTGGTGCCAAAAAAAGTGACAACAGGACCAGGCGATAGTTTGGTTGCTTGGCAACAAAGATCTGATGAACGTTTTGCTAGCCCGAGTATTCGCGTGAATAAACTTGTTAAGTATGACTTGTTTGAATTGGGAAATTTATACTATCAAGCCACCAGCAAACAGGCAACAGGACAAGAAACTGTGCAGGCGATAAAAGGAACTTTAAGAGAGGCGGCAGTTATAACTGCCGTAGCCGCTAGTCATGAAAATGCTAGTAAAGAGGCACAATGGGTTGCTCTGGGTGCCGGACTTTTTGCTGTGGCCAATCAAAGCCAAGCCGATACCCGGCAATGGGAACTTCTACCAGAAAAGTTTTATATGGCGAATATAAAGCTTGAGCTTGGTCAATACCAAATCCAGTCCAGTATGGGGCATGAATACACAGTAAAAATTACTGCTAAAAATCCGGCCAAAATTTTGTTTATCCAAGAAAATGCATGTAAACCAATGGGGGTAAAAACCCAGTGATAAGGAGTAATTTATGAAATATGTTGTAGGATTGGTTTTAAGTTTGTTGTTATATGCTTGTCCTCCTTATAGAGTGAATGAGGTGAATAACCCTATTCAAAATCGAGAAAAAATCACATTGACAGACTTGGTTTTAAAAAATTTAAATTTGGTATCGTTGAGTTCTGATAAAACAGACAGTGGAAGGCTCAAAGTAATTTTGGAAATGCAAAATGAGAAAAAGAAAGATATTTGGACCGATATCCAAATTACTTTTTTAGATAGCAATAATACAGAAATTGAGCGCAGCTCTTGGGAAAGCTTTAATTGGGAGAGACGCGCTGTTAAGACCTATACCAAAACAGCACTCAATGACAAAGCTGCAGACTATAGAGTTTTTATTAGAAAAATACGTTGATTGGAAAGTTTACGCTTCAATCATTAAGGCATTGCATTCTTTAGGTGTTGAAAACAAAAAGCCTTGGCCAAGAATCAGGCCCATATTTTTAAGCAGTTCAAAATCTTGGGTCTGTTCAATGCCTTCAGCAATGATTTTTGCGTTAATTTTTTTGGCTAAGAGAGATAACATCTTTAGCATTTCTTGTTTGACTTTGTTTTTGTGAATGCCATTGACCATAGAAATGTC containing:
- a CDS encoding inorganic diphosphatase gives rise to the protein MNPWHDVTLGNTIPDCVPAIIEIPKDSKVKYELDKETGLIKVDRILFSSVHYPANYGFIPQTYCEDNDPLDILVLGQVLVYPRTLMMAKPIGLLKMLDQGEADDKIIAVHNDDPEYNHYESISELPPHRLSQVKNFFEEYKRLENKTVVVENFLDTDAAKQCILDAINLYKKTFNV
- the mtnA gene encoding S-methyl-5-thioribose-1-phosphate isomerase; amino-acid sequence: MIQPIRWQQQSLYLINQLKLPQSFIELEIKQAQDAAQAIKNMLVRGAPAIGITAAYGIVLAAKNLRALALDEAQSQLHAWFNKFAQTRPTAVNLFWALEKMQSCSQQSYPSTQAWFEALESMAVNIHQEDIEFCKKIGALGSLLLKESYKNKLNQNKKINILTHCNAGALATGAWGTALGVIRSAHQDKIINNVWVDETRPYLQGARLTAWELMQDNIPCTLITDNMASYFMQQQQVDAIIVGADRIAANGDTANKIGTYGLAVLARYHKIPFFVAAPSSTIDLATKTGAAIPIEQRSKQEVTHIGSHSIAPEGVNVAHPAFDVTPAKLINAIITEKAVVKENYEQELSKITQ
- the gatB gene encoding Asp-tRNA(Asn)/Glu-tRNA(Gln) amidotransferase subunit GatB, which translates into the protein MKYEAVIGLEVHAQLNTQTKLFCRCKNEYGQEANSATCPVCLGLPGALPKINQFAIEQAIKAGLALNCNIQLNSVFSRKNYFYPDLPKGYQISQFDKPLCLGGQVDIEVNEEAVGVVLERIHMEEDAGKLLHGDSSENKGGSLVDLNRAGVPLIEIVTTPCMNSAEQASTYLKKLRNILRYIDVCDGNMEEGSLRCDANVSIRPVGSQTLGTKVEVKNMNSFKHVQKAIEYEIERQSLALDNNEEIHQETRLWNPEKGISITMRSKEESNDYRYFPEPDLKALDIEQTWIEEIKENLAELPDAKKQRYIDDYGLPSYDAGVLTSDKDVAAFFEHALNALSVSEKNAKNLSNFVMAEVLRLCKELSVSINDLKFNAQDLAQLLKYVADGTINGKIAKDIVDTMAETGEKPQAIIESKGLKQLSDPKDIQPIIEQIIQNNPKQVEQYKSGKDKLFGFFVGQTMKETKGKANPGMVNQLLKDALK
- the gatA gene encoding Asp-tRNA(Asn)/Glu-tRNA(Gln) amidotransferase subunit GatA, whose amino-acid sequence is MINELNTLSIKKIQQAYAKKEFSATELTQAYLDKIKQENPNYNAFLQTQESQALEKAKFVDQQLKDNADSLPPMAGIPIAIKDNILQKDEICSAASQFLKSYKAQYSAHVIEKLQDNHAIILGRTNMDEFAMGSANKNSAFGPVKNPINPDHVPGGSSGGSACAVAANQSCVALGTDTGGSVRQPASFCGITALKPTYGRISRYGVIAFASSLDQVGPMGKTVEDVAYTYEAIAGYDQRDSKSLNHTVKKASDKLEKQDSLKDKVIGYSSAFFNHGVSDEVKDNFLQSLKHFESLGAHVQDIDLAHLHYGVSCYYVIAPAEASANLARYDGIRYTQRSDDSSSIANLISSSRSEFFGDEVCRRILLGTFVLSSGFYDAYYLKALKVRNLIQQDFIEAFKKVDYIATPTSPTTAFKLNQQNNDPLQKYLADMYTVPASIAGLPAISLPNGRSDNNLPFGIQLIGSYYTEDDLLTTAHVLEKAIGFHQQG
- the gatC gene encoding Asp-tRNA(Asn)/Glu-tRNA(Gln) amidotransferase subunit GatC, producing MKKLNATDFEKLCKLAHLKFNEEKSEQLMHDCNQLLEHLERLNSVNTDNIDGDFKLPDHGPLPLNQDTVEPYFTPKEALSNAPSSQDNYFLVPDVISSKKQGDAS
- a CDS encoding penicillin-binding protein activator LpoB, which produces MKKNIVLMALVVFLGACVPKTSRVGVATDEPFSSTETSSKDLLTVTEKMAASLLELPQINNAKNPVKIAFVDVKNETNEIINKNLFIEKMRTMLMKNAKGKMVFLDREILAEINAERADKRAGEYTYSQQAKKLGADYFLTGKLSSIDKVGSGKRSTYTRYAFRLTNTETTAIVWEDDYEVKKVGSYGLYDR
- a CDS encoding tetratricopeptide repeat protein; its protein translation is MIVKSYRIVLLCLVAVVLNSCSVGLPVKAVNDYYACSYDQAYDTFMAKAQTAKNKDKAVFYFAALSAAFSAQRYQDVVRIGSQLVDFSWSNQVGKKQGKASLLSAQALRYYKGEPFEKAMVSVYTGIALYQLGQYDNARASFAKANLAIANKYKKTGESDFALSLFLLAWMYAQQGEMDNARILLDKARARFPDNPYLKNLKQLQDNNLLVIQQRGLVPKKVTTGPGDSLVAWQQRSDERFASPSIRVNKLVKYDLFELGNLYYQATSKQATGQETVQAIKGTLREAAVITAVAASHENASKEAQWVALGAGLFAVANQSQADTRQWELLPEKFYMANIKLELGQYQIQSSMGHEYTVKITAKNPAKILFIQENACKPMGVKTQ